The nucleotide window AGTTTTTGCCATGACACTCCTGTACTGCCCACGTCCGAGTGATTGAAGCAGGGAGAACAGGGCGTGGCTTaggtggctggggtccctgatgatcttcttgacATTCCTGTTACACCTGGTGTTATAGGTGTCCTGtaaggcaggcagtgtgcaccaaATGGAGCCTTTGGCTGCACTTATCACCCTCTGAAGAGCCTTGCGGTGcgcggcggtggagttgccgtaaCAGGCTGGgatgcagcccgacagaatgctcttGATGGTGTTCCTGTAAGGGACAGGCCgactttcttcagcctcctgaggttgaagagtcgctgtcgtgccttcttcactacGGTGTCTGTGTGGTTAGACCGTTTCAGAGTCTCTGAGATGTGTAAGTTATTGACCATCTCCACGGCAGCCCTGTTGATGAGGAAGGCCGCACGTCCAGCCtagttcctcctgaagtccacaatcagctcctttgttttgctaatgttgagagagaggttgtttacctggcaccacgccgttagagtgcctacctcctccctgaagctgtctcgttgttgttggCAATCAGGCCTAATACTGTGGTGTCGTCAGCGAACTTgttgatggagttggaactgtgtgaggccacgcagttgtgggtataCAGGGAATACAGAGTactgaggacgcacccttgtggggcccccgtgttgagaatcagtgttgaggaggtaatgttgcctaccttcacaacctgggggcggcctgtcaggaagtctaggacccagttgcatagggaggagttcagacctAGTGCCCTGAGCTTTGTAATAAGCTTATAGAGCACTATGGTTTTGAAGGTCGAGCTGTAGTCggtgaacagcatcctcacacaTGCATTCCTTTTGTAAGGGCAGTGTGCAGCGCAATGGCAACTTTGACATCCGTGGATCTGTCAGGGCGGTAGGCGAATTGGAGAGGGTGGAGTGtgtcggggagggaggaggtgatgtgttctttgactagcctctcgaagcacttcacgATGATGGAAGTGAATGCTACTGGTctgtagtcattcagttcagttactttccctttccTGGGAACGgggatgatagtggacatcttgaagcaggtgggaATAGTGGCCTGAgctagggagagattgaaaacgtcagaaaacacaacagccagctggtctgcacatgctctgtcGGCATGGCTAGGGTTGCAGTCTGAgccagcagccttgcgagggttaacacgtttgaaTGACTTGCATACGTCCTCAGTGGAGACTGTGAGTGTGTAGCCCACATTGTCATCTGGGGCTCTCCTCGGCAGCTCAGGGTCATTGTGCTCGAATCTTGagaaaaaggtgtttagcttgtccggtagGGTGGCGTTGGTGACCGTGATGTGGctggctttctttttgtaatccgtgatcaCTAGGAGCCCCAGCCTCCTAATATGTATCCGACCCGCTGAATTGCTCCTCCACTTTGGCCCTATACTTGTGTTTCGCCATCTTGATTGATCTGCGTAAGCCATATTTGTACTGTTTGACCAAACTATTGTCCCCGGTCACCTTGCCCTGTTTATAAGCagcatctctctctttcagttTTCCTACAAGGCTgcaatcaatccacgattgttgATTCAGGTACATTTTGAAAGATACTATCGGTATCACGTCATCTATGCATTTTTTTATGAATCCGGTGACTGAGTCGGCGTATTCATTGACTTTATCGCCAGAGGCGaaccggaacatattccagtccacgtgatcaaaacagttTTTGAGTGTGAATTCTGATTGATCGGACCAACACTGTACAGACCTGACCACCGGATCTTCCTTCTTGAGTCTTTGTTTGTAGGCGGGGAGAAGCAAGATGGAGTCATGGTCGGATTTTCGAcaaggaggacaggagagggcctTATACCCGTGTCGAAAAGGCGTGTAGCAGTGGTCAAGAGTAGAATTTCCGCGAGTTAGACAGTCGATGTTGGTAATAATTTGGGAGCACGGTTCTCAAATTACTTTTGTTAAAGTCCCCCGGCACAATGAACGCTGCCTCCGGGAATGCGGTCTCCAGTTCGTTCAGGGTCCAATGAAGATCTTTGAGAGCCTTTTTGGTGTCGGGTTGGGGCGGGATGTACACAGCCATGGCGATAATCCCTGAGAACTCTCTCAGAAGGTAAAGAGGGCAACATTTGATAACCAAGTATTCCAAGTCAGGGGAGCAGAAGCTTGCAAGTTCCTGTACGTTTCCTGCACTATGTGTTGTTTGTTATAAAGCAGAGCCCACCACCTTTGCTCTTGACAGAGAGAGCCCGCTTCCTATTCGCTCGAAAACTGTAAAACCCGCTGGTTGTATATAATCCGTTGGGATGTCAGAGGAAAGCCAAGTCtcagaaaaattgagaatgttGCAGGATCTGATgtccctctggaaggagatcctcgctctTAGTTCGTCAACTTTGTTCattaatgattgaacattggtgagtagtatgctgggtaatggaggacggGTCTCACCTTGCCATTGGTGTCTTCCCATCCTACTCTCCCAAGCAGATCGGCGCCTCGCTGAAGAAGCTAGTCCATTGTTCTGCCGTCTCAGGGAATTCGGGGAGGTCGGGTGGACGGTGAGTACCCAGCTATTTGTATTCCAATAGTTCTACCTGGGTGAGTGTAGTAATGCATGAAACAAACTGATTAAGAAAATTAGTCCTGCAATGTTTTAATCGGAGCTCGCGGCAAGGCAccctctgtcggcgccatcttagcCATAAGAGGGAGATTCATAGATGTgaaagtgtgcaggagggcacgagacaaaggaatgtgtagtatcggtgGAAAAGTGTGTCACAAAATGTAATGAATTCACACTCCAGAACAGTAGATGGAAACACAGGGCTAGATGAGAGAAACAGATGAACAGGAAGTCTGTGATACTCCagaacagtaggtggcggtacTTGCACCTTTCAGTTGGTTGCGATCCGTCAATACAAAATgtaaagaagaagaaaatggtGTTATCGCACAACACCATTGGTGCAAACTATATACACTTCCTAGTGTTAAAAATACTATCTGAGGTGTTATTTGCTGACTGTCCATGGATCAATATACACACTGGCCTAGTGTTAAATATAACACTGTCAGTGTTGATTCAACAGTGGATAATTTGCCTTGTGTGTGCTCTGGTTGTCCCGCttcacataataatataatatattgcaGCTCTCAGCTCTCATGTGAGATGCAGTATGTGAAATCTGACACCTCATTTGCGTAGGGAGCGCATTTGCCACATTTTCTGGCCTATTCAGACGGAGGATCGATTTCCTCTGGCTTTGAACCTCGCAGCTCCACCTACGATAAGGCATGTGAAAGGGGAGAGTATAGCGATGGCAGAAAACGCAGTATCATCTGGCTGTGATGTTCTCAGATGCCTCTCAACATGAAAAAATGCACAATGATTTCGTAGAATTGAAACAAGACCACTTTTTCTCAGTCACATAGGGAAGAAATCACTTTGTGCCTAAAGGCATTTGAATGGTGTCTCTGTGTCGCTCAGAGGACGCtgggcagaaaagtgtctgtcgTCAGTTATATGAATGGTGCCAATTTTGTTTTATCACTAagtatgatcatatttatttCACAGTTATAAGAAAGGTGAAATATTGTAGTAAGTCATTTATAATTTGATTGTTACTATATTTAGAATTTCAATCAATTCAAGCCCTTTTCaacttttgttgaataggaaaaaatatatatatatatgatttttCATATCTTCCAATTTTTTTTCTTCAGATTTGTActtacttgagcttgtgtcctcaaaagtgactacgcCTCAACAATTTATGAGATGCAGTATAAGCATTACTAGGTATTGTttggccctctcatgataaaaAAATGTTGGGCGCAAATCTACATTTAGTGATTTTCAATGCTGTAAATTTGGAATTTTGGTTAACTTCTTTAATtggctgaattgaaatggaacgtATCCCAACCCTGCTGCTTCTGTTTAGCAAATTATGTATGTCTGGACTTAAGAACTGTTTACATTTTTTGCTTTTAAATCGTGAAGCTAGGGAAGTGGATTTCCCAAACTTGGGATAATATAGCCTCTGCTGAGTccccaacaaccggatgttctggttttcaggggaaatggaacgAGAGCCTTTGGATATTCctgttttcaggggaaatggaacgAGAGCCTGTGACACGACTTCTGCTTTTGGACAATAACAAAgcaacactccatcttaactcctcctccacatttactggattggttgaacagtgcagaagagaacctccttATTTTCTTCTCATctagaccagtatgtaggggatctagtttaaggcatttattttacgcctgctacgttagctAATGGATAACATGACAAACGTCACTTGACTTGATAGAAACCTCttcccaattttttttatttttttttatttaatctttatttaaccaggtaagccagttgagaacaagttctcatttacaactgcgacctggccaagataaagcaaagcagtgcgataaaaacaacaacacagagttacatatggggtaaaaaaaaaacataaagtcaaaaatacaacagaaaatatatatacagtgtgtgcaaatgtagcaagttatggaggtaaggcaataaataggcttaTATATGTGATAATATACGAATGTGTGATTATACTATAGTGGCTTGAATTAAAATGAATTATAAGATGGTTTATAAGTAATTTGTGAATGGTTAATTATTAGTTTATAGATGTATTATATAAATCTGTAATAAGTCTTAATAACTCTGTAAAAAATATGTtataaatgtaaatatgtaataAAACACCGATTGAAACTGTGTGTTATTTTCTTTATGTCTACCATTCTAATACATCTCAATTGATGATCCACCCTATGGCTCTATTTTCTTAAAAGATAACTATATATTCTTCATATGTTATTCGAATATTAATAGATTATCTTACTGAAAACAAAAGACCAACACAATGGaaatacagaagaaaaaaaagactATTTTATTGAATTATTTACAGTTGACTACAGAGGAGAAAAATGTTGAACAATGCGTTCCGTGGTTTACATCATATCCAATGCATTTACAGGTGGCAGATCATCTCTATTCGGTCTATCACGGATACGTTTTTTCTTTTTTCTGTTTCAGCTAAGAGTATAAGAGCAATGTTGAGTTTCTTTTTTGAAGAAGCTCTTTGCTCTAAAGAGGCAAGATTGCAGCCTGGTCTTTGATCTGTTTAAAAAAGtcattttttgttttttgttgaaGTTTTACCCAaatttcaatgtttacaacgctggttgaaatgagatgaaaacagtactggttgattactttttgtgttttccacgtagattccacgttTAAATAGGTTGACAAATGACGTTGAAACAAtgctgattcaaccagtgtgtgcccagttggGGTAGGTGTAGAGTCCCTCCCCTTCCCTCACCTTATCTCCGCCAATGTTCTTTTTCTATTTTATttctatactgaacagaaatatgaacgcaacatgtaaagtgttggtccaatgtttcatgagctgaaataaaagatcccagaaattttccatacgcacaaaaaagcttatttctctcaaatgttgtgcacaaatgtgtttacatctctgttagtgagcatttctcctttgccaagataatccatccacctgacaggtgtggcatatcaagaagctgattaaacagcataatcattacacaggtgcaccttgtgctggggacaataaaagaccaccctaaaatgtgcagttttgtcacacaacacaatgccacagatgtctcaagttttgagggagtgtgcaattggcatgctgactgcaagaatgtccaccagagctgttgccagagaattgaatattcatttctctaccataagccacctctaacgtcgttttagagaatttggcagtatgtccaaccggcctcacaaccgcagaccacgtgtaaccacgccagcccagaacCTCGACTTCCGGCTTCTTCaactgcaggatcgtctgagaccagccatccggacagctgatgaaactgaggagtatttctatctgtaataaagcccttttgtggaaaAAAAATTAAACTAATTCTGATtgagtgggcctggctccccagtgggtgggcctaaaTGCAAGTGGGTGGGCCCTAAtcgatagattagggcctaatgaatttatttaaattgactgatttccttatatgaactgtaactcagtaaaatatttgaaactgTTGGATGTTGCATTTACAAAAACAGATCTTGGACCAGGTTAAATTCCTTCAATCCCATATAGTTCCAACATACTTCATCCAATACATTCAGACCTGATAAATAGTGTTTGGCTTTAACACCTGTCCGTCCAGCCAATCATCTTATCACCCGATTGAGTCCAGATCTTCAGTTACAACCCGTCTTATGACACTATATATTGTGCACACATGCATAAGCACGATTTAGCGGCCGTGTGTGCTGCTGTTGCTTGAGGAATGAAATAAATGCTGGTGTGGGACAGGGTTTGGGTTAGAGTGAAGGAATTAGCTAGAGAGGATGGGATAAGGATGCTGGAGATGGAGGCTAGAGAAGGTCGTCTGGGCCAGTTGTGTTGTTGAAGGTCTTCCTATAGGGTTGAGAACTTTGGATGGCGTAGAGTTAGATGACATAGTTGGCCATACTTAGATTGGGAGTGGGGGGTACAGTAGGTAGGGGTAGTTAGTTGGCATGACTGGGTTTGGGTTAGGTTGGGTttaggttgggttgggttgggtttgtTGTGGGTTAGGTTGGTTTGGGATGGGTTTGTTCTTGGTTGGATTTGGTTGGGTTTCATTTGTTCTGGGTTGGTTTGGGTTAGGTTTGTTCTGGGTTGGTTATATGGTGATATCAATGGTTATTTTAGGGTTGGGAGTGTTACTTTAGATGCTTTAGATAGGCAGAGTTAGATGGTGTAGTCGGCCATAGCAAGAGTGGGGAAGGTAGCTGAGGCTtggagagttagggttagagtcgggtagagtagggtagggtagggaggtATGTGGGGTAGTTGGTATGGCTGTTGGTTTGTGTTGGGTCAGGGCTATATGTTTAGTTTGAGATCCAGTGGAGGAGCAGGGGAAGGAGGAGCAGCAGGTAGCTGAGACTTCCTTCCAGCTTGGATGCGTTTCCTGTCACGTTGCAGTCATCAGAGAAACAGCAGTGAACTCTGACCCCTGGCGACCGGTAACCCTGACTGTTGGCCTGGCTACAGAAAGACTTGTAGGAGCAGGACTTCATCACTccgcctgagagagagagaatgagacagagcaaaagagagagagagagagagggagagagagagagagagagagagagagagagagagagagagagagagagagagagagagagagagagagagagagagagagagagagagagagagagagagagagagagagagagacagagagagacagagagacagagaaagagagagagagagagagagagagagagagagagagagagagagagagagagagagagagagagagagagagagagagacagagagagacagagagacagagaaagagagagagagagagacagagagagagagagagagagagagagagagagagagagagagagacagagagagacagagagagagagagagagagagagagagagagagagagagcaagtatgaatggagagggagtagggggcgagagggggcagaggaagaagagagagaaacagataagTGCCTTTGTTAAAACACAGGGTAACATTTTACGTAAAGCCTGCAGGTAtttctatttgtatttattagggatccccattagctgctacgaatcagctactcttcctgggctccaaacacattaaggcacttacattacatataaaacaaaatataaaacagtacatcatataaaattattacaccactacatatctacaatacaaaatgtataataccaccatacaacaatgttacagtgtaggtgtgtgtagggtgtgtgtgtgctagcgcttgtatgcatgtgtctgtacctgtgtgtgtctcactgttccataaggtgaaTTTTACCCGTTTTTGAAATCTGTCTATATGTAGGACTgtacgcctcccatagtctgttctggacttggagattgtgaagagacctctggtggcatgtcttgtggggtatgcatgggtgtccgaagcattgtatttgggataaATCATTtattaaaccctaaacctcaactaaatattctaatgaataatgtggaaatttagcaagttgaggtgactaaactgcttggagtaaccatggattgtaaactgtcatggtcaaaacatattgatacaacagtagctaagatggggagaagtctgtctataattaagctctgctctgccttcttaacaacactatcaacaaggcaggtcctacaggccctagttttgtcgcacctggaccactgttcagtcgtgtggtcaggtgccacaaagagggactttacaattggctcagaacagggcagcatggctgacccttaaagtacacagagagctaacattaatgacatgcatgtcaatctctcatggctcaaagtggaggagagattgacttcatcactacttgtttttgtaagaggtgttgacaagctgaatgcaccgagctgtctgtttaaactactagcacacagctcggtgcattcagcttgtcaacacctcttacaaaaacaagtagtgatgaagtcaatctctcctccactttgagccatgagagattgacatgcatgtcattaatgttagctctctgtgtactttAAGCgtcagccatgctgccctgttctgagccaattgtaaagtccctctttgtggcacctgaccacacgactgaacagtggtccaggtgcgacaaaactagggcctgtaggacctgccttgttgatagtgttgttaagaaggcagagcagagcttaattatagacagacttctccccatcttagctactgttgtatcaatatgttttgaccatgacagtttacaatccagggttactccaagcagtttagtcacctcaacttgctcaatttccacattattcattagaatatttagttgaggtttagggtttaataAATGATttatcccaaatacaatgcttttagtttttggaaatatttaggactaacttattgcatgccacccattctgaaactaactgtagctctttgttaagtgttgcagttattttagttgctgtagtagctgacgtgtatagtgttgagtcatccgcattcatagacacactggctttactcgaAGCCAGTGGCAggttgttagtaaagattgaaaaaagtaaggggcctagacagttgccctggggattatgttggagaggcttccattaaagaacaccctctgtgttctgttagacagtaactctttatccacaatatatcagggggtgtaaagccataacacaaacgtttttccagcagcagactatgatcgataatgtcaaaatcAGCACTGAAGTCTAAAaaaaaacagctcccacaatcttttttgaTCATCAGTGAGCCATcagattcaatgaatgatggagcagagTTAGCCTTTTCCCCCAAAATGGCATTTaaggtataatgcattatgatacTGATTTAATAAATTGTAAGGCTTGTAGTGACGAAATATGACCGCTTTATAATGTCATATGAATGaagaaatgaatgaatgaatgaatgaatgaatgaatgaatgaatgacatttTCGACAGTTTGCGGCCCATCCCttgaaccccaggaagagtaaatGCTGTGttagcagcagctaatggggttcCTTACGGGATTCATTGACACATAATCAAACATTACATGATAGAACATTACAGTGATTCACTGTGTTCTGTGCAGTGCCCACCACATATAAACATTACATGATAGAACATTACAGTGATTCACTGTGTTCTGTGCAGTGCCCACCACATATAAACATTACATGATAGAACATTACATGATAGAACATTACAGTGATTCACTGTGTTCTGTGCAGTGCCCACCACATATAAACATTACATGATAAAACATTACAGTGATTCACTGTGTTCTGTGCAGTGCCCACCACATATAAACATTACATGATAGAACATTACAGTGATTCACTGTGTTCTGTGCAGTGCCCACCACATATAAACATTACATGATAGAACATTACAGTGATTCACTGTGTTCTGTGCAGTGCCCACCACATATAAACATTACATGATAGAACATTACAGTGATTCACTGTGTTCTGTGCAGTGCCCACCACATATAAACATTACATGATAAAACATTACAGTGATTCACTGTGTTCGGTGCAGTGCCCACCACATATAAACATTACATGATAGAACATTACAGTGATTCACTGTGTTCTGTGCAGTGCCCACCACATATAAACATTACATGATAGAACATTACAGTGATTCACAGTGTTCTGTGCAGTGCCCACCACATATAAACATTACATTATATAACATTACAGTGATTCACAGTGTTCTGTGCAGTGCCCACCACATATAAACATTACATGATAGAACATTACAGTGATTCACAGTGTTCTGTGCAGTGCCCACCACATATAAACATTACATGATAGAACATTACAGTGATTCACAGTGTTCTGTGCAGTGCCCACCACATATAAACATTACATGATAGAACATTACAGTGATTCACTGTGTTCTGTGCAGTGCCCACCACATATAAACATTACATGATAGAACATTACAGTGATTCACAGTGTTCTGTGCAGTGCCCACCACATATAAACATTACATGATATAACATTACAGTGATTCACAGTGTTCTGTGCAGTGCCCACCACATATAAACATTACATGATAGAACATTACAGTGATTCACTGTGTTCTGTGCAGTGCCCACCACATATAAAGAATGAAAACTATTAATACATAATAGTGGATAAGTTGATATTATCATCTCGCAACATGGTTAAGGATTACTCTCACACGATACAGGGTGTTTGATATCAACATTTATtggatttattttatacagtagtGTTTGTTTGTGCTCTCGCCAGCTCTGAGGATAtggacagatctgggaccagaccagaaacacaaacagatctgggaccagaccagagacacaaacagatctgggaccagaccagaccagagacacacagagatctgggaccagaccagagacacacagagatctgggaccagaccggagacacacagagatctgggaccagaccagagacacaaacagatctgggaccagaccagagacacacagagatctgggaccataccagagacacacagatatctgggaccagactagagacacacagagatctgggaccagaccagagacacacagagatctgggaccagaccagagacacacagagatctgggaccagaccagAGACACAAAAAGATTTGGGACCAgaccagagacacacagagatctgggaccagaccagagacacaaacagatctgggaccagaccagagacacacagagatctgggaccagaccagagacacaaacagatctgggaccagaccagagacacacagagatctgggaccagaccagagacacacagagatctgggaccagaccagAGACACAAACAGATTTGGGACCAGACCAgagacacaaacagatctgggaccagaccagagacacacagagatctgggaccagaccagagacacacagagatctgggaccagaccagagacacaaacagatctgggaccagaccagagacacaaacagatctgggaccagaccagagacacacagagatctgggaccagaccagagacacaaacagatctgggaccagaccagagacacacagagatctgggaccagaccagagacacacagagatctgggaccagaccagagacacaaacagatctgggaccagaccagagacacacagagatctgggaccagaccagagacacaaacagatctgggaccagaccagAGACACACAGAAATCTGGGACCAGACCAgagacacaaacagatctgggaccagaccagagacacaaacagatctgggaccagaccagagacaaacagagatctgggaccagaccagagacacacagagatctgggaccagaccagagacacacagagatctgggaccagaccagagacacaaacagatctggaccTTGTAAGATTTCATCATGTCTGAACTAGGTTTGCAAAATTCATCTAATTTTCCCCAAATTCCAacgttttccagaaatcctggttctAGTATTCTGCATTTCCTTCTTATTGtctcctgattccaggaatccTCCAACCTGGATTTCTGGAGAAACTGGGAATTTCGGGACAGTTACCAAAATGTTGCAACGACATCAACAAACATATGATTAACGTAATTAAGACCCTTGCCTGAATGTAAGTCTCTGTTATCTCTTCATGTCCCCTGGGACGGTCCCCAACTCCCTGCTGTGTCTGGGCTGGGGGTCCAGACAGAacagtctgtcatgtccttacatacacacacacgcacacacacatacacacacacatacacacacatacacacacacacaaacacacacacacacacacgcacgcacgcacgcacgcacgcacgcatccacacacacgcacgcacgcacacacacacacacacacacacacacgcacacacgcacgcacgcacgcacgcacgcacgccacacacacacacacacacacacagacacacacacacacacacacacacacacacacacacacacacacacacacacgcaggataTGAACACGGTTCTCTCACTGGAGCA belongs to Coregonus clupeaformis isolate EN_2021a chromosome 1, ASM2061545v1, whole genome shotgun sequence and includes:
- the ly6pge gene encoding lymphocyte antigen 6 family member pge isoform X1, with product MRAFQSCILPLVSILFLINDSEALQCYTCMGSTDEDCNRQGSKSCPSYSDACAVVRGHGSELHSGVMKSCSYKSFCSQANSQGYRSPGVRVHCCFSDDCNVTGNASKLEGSLSYLLLLLPLLLHWISN
- the ly6pge gene encoding lymphocyte antigen 6 family member pge isoform X2 — protein: MRAFQSCILPLVSILFLINDSEALQCYTCMGSTDEDCNRQGSKSCPSYSDACAVVRGHGSGVMKSCSYKSFCSQANSQGYRSPGVRVHCCFSDDCNVTGNASKLEGSLSYLLLLLPLLLHWISN